CTGGGGGGAGGAGCCGTCATGCTGTTATTCAACTCGATGACGGAAAAATCACTGGAAGAGAAATTGAACTCTTCCGGTGGTTTCCGCTACCAGGTAACAGGCTCATGGGCCAAACCGGATGTGAGCGAAATAAAAACACCAGCCAAACAGACGGATGTTGATGTTTTGCCGCATTGAACACAAAATGACGCCATGCAAAAAACCACGGGGAGAAATGGAATGACGATAGTTGCGGCACTGCAAATGGCATCAGGCCCACAGGTACAAGCCAACCTGATGGAGGCCGGTCGCTTGATCAAGGAAGCTGCCGGGCGTGGGGCCAGGCTGTTGGTGCTGCCGGAAACCTTTGCCATGATGGGCGTGCATGAAACAGACCGGGTGAAAATTGCCGAACCTTATGGCAATGGCCCGATCCAGTCGTTCATTAGCCAGCAGGCCAAACAGTACGGCGTCTGGATTGTGGCGGGAACTATCCCTGTCCATTCCGACAACCCTGATCGCCCCTATGCCGCCTCCATTCTGTTCGACGACAAGGGTAAGGCCGTCGCCCGCTATGACAAGATTCACCTGTTCGATGTCATGCTGAGCGAAAATCAGGAAGTTTATACCGAAAGCGACACCACCACGCCGGGGCGCGAGCCGGTCATTGTCGACACCCCGTTCGGCAAGCTAGGCATGTCGATATGTTATGATCTACGCTTCCCGGAACTGTACCGGCGTCTGTCAGCTATGGGTGCACAGATTTTAGTCATTCCTTCATCCTTTACTGAACTGACCGGTAAGGCGCATTGGGAAACGCTATTACGTGCCCGTGCTATCGAAAACCTGTGCTACGTCATTGCCCCCGGCCAGGGTGGCTATCACGTCAATGGCCGCACCACCTACGGGCACAGTATGATCATTGACTACTGGGGGCGTATACGCGGCGAGTGTGACCGGGGTGCTGGCGTGGTGCTGGCAGAACTGGATATGGATGCGCTGGAACAGACCCGCAAAACGTTCCCGGTGCTTTCCCACCGTTGCCCACCAGAGAACAAACTGTAAGGAATAACATGAAACAGGCAATCGACTTCGCCCGCGCGGCCTTTCTGGAGCCGGCGGGTTTGACCGAACAACATCTGGAACAGGTGTTCAGCCAGCTCCTGACCAAGGATACGACGCTGGCCGATTTGTATTTCCAGTCTGCCCGCTATGAATCCTGGGGTCTGGAAGAAGGCATCATCAAAAGCGGTAGCTACAGCATCGAGCAAGGTGTTGGCGTGCGTTCCGTGTGTGGCGAACAGACTGGTTTCGCCTACAGTGGTGAAATCAGCCTGGCTGCCTTGCTGGAATCCGCCAAGGCAGCCAGTGCTATCAGCCGCGCCGGGCAGAACGGCAGCGTGAATGCCTGGAAAGTGACCACGCCTTCCCGCAGCTTGTACGGAACAGATGACCCGCTGAACTCCCTGTCCGAAGAGGACAAGATCGGTTTCTTGCGCCAGATCGACAGCCTTGCCCGCGCTGCCAGCCCGTATGTGCAGCAGGTGATGGCCAACATGGTCGCCGTACACGAAATCATCATGATCGTGGATGAAAGCGGGCGCATGACCGCCGATGTACGCCCGCTGGTGCGCGCCAACGTCTCCGTGATTGTCGAACGCAACGGCCAGACCGAAAGCGCCACGGCAGGCGGCGGTGGCCGCTTCAGCCTGGATTTCTTCCTCAACGGCCACAAGGCACAGGAATATGCCGAAGAAGCGGTGCGCAAGGCGTTGATTAACCTCGACGCCGAAGCCGCGCCCGCAGGCAGCATGACCGTGGTGCTGGGCAATGGCTGGCCGGGCGTGTTGCTGCATGAGGCCATCGGCCACGGTCTGGAAGGTGATTTCAACCGTAAGGGCACATCTGCATTCGCTGGCCGTATCGGCGAGCAGGTGGCCGCCAAAGGTATCACCGTGGTAGACGACGGCACACTGGAACAGCGCCGTGGCTCCCTGAGCGTGGATGACGAAGGCACGCAAACCCAGTGTACCACCCTGATCGAGGACGGCATCCTCAAAGGCTACATGTTCGACCGCCAGAATGCGGCGCTGATGAACACGCAATCCACTGGCAATGGCCGCCGCCAATCCTACGCCCACCTGCCGATGCCGCGCATGACCAATACCTACATGCGCGCGGGTGAGTATGCGCCGGAAGAAATCATTGCTTCGGTGGACAAGGGCATTTACGCCGTCAACTTTTCAGGTGGGCAGGTGGACATCACCTCCGGCAAATTCGTGTTTTCCGCCTCCGAAGCTTACGTGATCGAAAACGGCAAGCTCGGCAAGCCACTCAAGAATGCCACCCTGATCGGCAATGGCCCGGATGTACTGACCCGCGTCAGCATGGTCGGCAATGACCTGCAACTGGATACCGGTATTGGCGTCTGCGGTAAGGATGGCCAAAGCGTGCCGGTTGGCGTTGGCCAGCCTACTTTGCGGGTTGACGGCCTGACCGTCGGCGGAACTGCCACAGCATAAGGATAACAACATGATTGAACTGGAAAATCGTTTTGACCTCGCCACCGAATTCCAGGCGATGGCTGAACATGTATTGGACGTTGCTAAAGCCAAAGGTGCGACCGCTGCCGAAGTGGACATAGACAAGAGCACGGGTCTGTCAGTCGAAGTGCGCATGGGTGCGGTGGATAAATTGCAATACCACCGTGATCAGGGCATCAACCTGACGGTTTATTTCGGCCACCGTAAAGGCTTTGCCTCTACCGGTGACTTCTCGAAGCAAGCCTTGGCAGACACGCTCGATGCCGCTTGCCGCATCGCCCGCTACACCTCCGAAGATGAGTACAATGGCTTGGCAGACCCTGAGCGGATGGCGAACGAATTCCCCAAGCTGGACTTGTACCATCCGTGGGAGCTGGATGCGGAAATGGCGATTGAAATGGCGCTACAGGCTGAAACGGTTGCGCGCGAACACGATAGCCGCATTACCAACAGCGAAGGCGCAGGCGTTGACAGCCACGCCGGTTTGAGCCTGTATGCCAATAGCCATGACTTCATGGGTGTGCGCCATTCCACCCGCCATTCGTTGAGTTGTGCGGTAGTGGCGCAGGAAGGCGATTCCATGCAGCGTGATTACTGGTATACCGTATCAAGGGTTCCGGGGCATCTGGAGTCTGCTGATACCGTGGGCGCGGAAGCGGCCCAGCGTACCGTGCGCCGGTTACATGCATGTTCGCTTTCCACCCGTGAAGCGCCGGTGCTGTTCGTGCCGCAACTCGCGCGTGGCTTGGTCGGGCATCTGGTGGGGGCAATCAGCGGTGGTTCGCAGTACCGCAAGGCCAGTTTCCTGCTGAATTCCATTGGGCAGCAGGTGTTTCCGGAATTTGTGCAATTGCATGAAGACCCACTCATCCGCCAGGCGCTTGGCAGCCGTTCCTATGACGGTGAAGGCGTGGCGACGCAGCAACGCGACATCGTAAAGGATGGCGTTATCCAGGGTTATTTCCTCGGCAGTTACAGCGCCCGCAAGCTGGGGATGCAAACCACCGGCAACGCCAGCGGAGCCAGTAACCTGTTGTTGGCGGATACTGGCGTCAGTTTCGTGGATCTGCTCCAGCAGATGGGAACCGGCTTGATGGTGACAGAACTGATCGGCCACGGTATCAACAGCATTACCGGCGACTATTCGCGTGGTGCGGTGGGCTATTGGGTCGAAAACGGTATGATCGTACATCCGGTGGAGGAAGTGACCATTGCGGGCAATCTCAAGGACATGTTCAAGGGCATCGTCGGTATTGCGGATGATGTGGATGAACGTGGTAGTATCCGCACCGGTTCCATTTTGATCAACAAAATGACGATTGCAGGTCAGTAATTTTAAAGGAAGTTTATGAGTCAGTTTGAGAATGTCAGCGTTAACAAGACGGCGAATGTTTATTTCGATGGCAAGTGCGTTAGCCATACGGTGACGCTAGCGGATGGTACGCGCAAAAGCGTGGGCGTGATCCTGCCTTCCACGTTGACGTTCAATACTGGCGCGCCGGAAATCATGGAGTTGCTGCAAGGCCGTTGCAAAGTGCGGATGGCGGGCAGTGATGCGTGGGCGGAGTATGCAGGTGGCCAATCATTCAACGTAGCGGGTCATTCTTCCTTCGATATTGAAACGCTGGAAGACCTGCATTACGTTTGCCATTTTGGCTAGTCGGCTACGGCTTCCTACACCGCATAAGTCAGGCGTTCGCCTTGCCCCAGCAGGGATTTGAAGTAGGCGTCAACAACCTGGAACTGGGCTGAAGTGGTTTCCTGGGCATACATTGCCTGGCGGAAACGGTTGCCGTCATGCAGGCCATTGGTGTACCAGGCAATGTGTTTGCGGGCAATGCGGCAGCCGCTGTATTCGCCATAGAAAGCATACAGGTCGTCCAGATGCCTGAGTAAAACCGTATGGACTTCCTCAACGGTGGGTGGGGGCAGCAATTGCCCGCTTTGCAGGTAATGGGCGATTTCGCGGAAAATCCAGGGGCGGCCTTGTGCCGCGCGCCCGATCATGATGGCGTCCGCGCCAGTCAGTTCCAGTACCTGTTTGGCTTTCTGCGGGTTGTTGATGTCGCCGTTGGCGATGATGGGGATGTTGGTGTTGCGCTTGGCTTCACGGATCAGCCCGTAGCTTGCCTCCCCGGTGTACATTTGCTCACGGGTGCGGCCATGAATTGCCAGGGCGGCAATACCCGCCTGTTCGGCCATTTCGGCTACCCGCAGGATGTTTTCTTCACCGTTGACGTAGCCCAACCGGGTTTTGAGTGTTACCGGCACATCGACAGCGTTGGCAACAGTATCCAGTATCCGTTTCACCAGAGCTTCGTCTTTTAGCAGGGCGGAACCGGCGAGTTTGCGGCAAACTTTTTTGGCAGGGCAACCCATGTTGATGTCCACGATTTGTGCACCGTTGGCCACTTGATAACGGGCGGCTTCCGCCAGTGTTTCCGGCTCGGAACCGGCGATCTGCGCGGCTATCGGGGCAAGCTCCCCGTCAAAGTTGGCGCGGTAGAATGATTTCTTCTGGGCGTAGAGGGCGGTGTCTGCCGTCATCATTTCGCTGACGGCATGACCAGCGCCGAAATGCTTGCAGAGGGTGCGGAAAGGGCGGTCAGTCACGCCCGCCATGGGGGCGACGATCAGCGGGTTATCCAGCGTGTACGGGCCGATTTGCATTCGGGCTGGCTCACCTGATACGGATCAGGCGGGTGCGGGAAAAACGGTCGTGCCAAGCCAGCTTTTCCGGGTCGATGAGGGAAACCAGAAAGCCGACGCCCAATGCCCCCCAACTGAGAATAGCCCACAGGAAGCGTTGGGTGGCTTGTTGCCGGTTGATGGGTTGCCCTGCATCACTCACGATACGGATTTTCCAGGCACGCATCCCCAGCGTTTGCCCGCCGTGCGTCCAGAACCACATGAAGAATCCCCAGGCCATCAGCAGGTAGACCAGCACTTTCAGCGGGTCAGGCAATTCAACGCCGGTTGCCTTGCTGAACAGGAGAAAGGGGATGCTGGCGACAATGACAATGCTAAAACCTGCCAGCACGGTGTCGTAGATCATCGCGCCGAGGCGGCGCAGCAGGGTGACGCTATTTTCCATCCAGAAAATTCCGCAGCATTTCGTGCCCGTACTGGGTGAGGATGGATTCAGGGTGGAACTGTACGCCTTCCACCGGCAGGGTTTTGTGGCGAACACCCATGATTTCATCCAGCTTGCCATCCGGGGTTTCTGTCCACGCGGTAATTTCCAGGCAATCAGGCAGGGTTGCCTGCTCAATCACTAATGAGTGGTAACGGGTGGCTTCCAGCGGGTTGGGCAGGCCGGAAAATACGCCCATGCCTTTGTGGTGGATCATGGAGGTTTTGCCGTGCATGATTTCCTTGGCGCGGATGATGTTGCCGCCGAACGCCTGACCGATAGACTGGTGGCCGAGGCATACGCCCAGGATCGGGATTTGGCCCGCGAAGCGCAGCAGGGTGGGGATGGAGATGCCTGCTTCGGTTGGCGTACAGGGGCCGGGGGAAAGTACGATCTTGTCGGGCGCAAGGTCGTCAATTGCTTCCACTGGAATTTCGTCGTTACGCACCACTTGTACATCTGCACCCAATTCACCGAGGTATTGCACAAGGTTGTAGGTGAAGCTGTCGTAGTTGTCGACCATCAGAACTTTCATGTTTCACCTCCTCACTTGTGTTTGCCGTTGAGGCCGGATAGTGCAGCACTGGCAGCGCGGAACACCGCCCGCCCCTTGTTCATGGTTTCTTTCCATTCGAGGTCGGGGACGGAATCGTAGACCACACCTGCGCCCGCCTGGATGTGTAATATGTCATCCTTGATCACGGCAGTGCGGATGGCGATGGCGGTATCCATGTTGCCATTCCAGGCCAGATATCCGACTGCGCCGGAATAGACGCCGCGTTTTACCGGCTCGAATTCGTCGATGATTTCCATAGCGCGGATTTTGGGTGCGCCGCTGACCGTTCCAGCGGGGAAGGTGGCGCGTAATACGTCCATCGCATCCAGACCGGGCAGCAGTTTGCCGGTGACGTTGGAAACGATGTGCATGACGTGTGAATAGCGTTCCACGATCATTTTGTCGGTGAGCTTGACCGAACCAATTTCGCTGACGCGCCCGGTGTCATTGCGGCCAAGGTCGATCAGCATCAGGTGCTCGGCGATTTCCTTGGGGTCGTTGAGCAACTCGGCTTCCAGTTCCTGGTCGCGCTGTTCGGTTTCGCCGCGTTTGCGGGTTCCGGCGATCGGGCGCACGGTGATTTCGTTGTCTTCCAGCCGCACCAGGATTTCCGGTGAGGAGCCGACGATGTGGAAATCGCCGAGGTTGAGGAAATACATGTACGGCGACGGGTTGAGGCGGCGCAGGGCGCGGTACAAATCCAGCGGCGGCGCTTCAAACGGGATGCTCATGCGCTGTGACAGCACCACCTGCATGATGTCGCCTGCCTTGATGTATTCTTTGGCAGCGATGACGGCATCCTTGAAACCCTGTTCGGTAAAGCCGGAGACGAAATCGCTTTCGTCGATTTGCCGGGTTTTGGGGGCAGGGCGGTACAGGCGGCGGGCTTCCTGCAACTGGCGTTCCAGTGTATCTAGCCGCTGTTGCGCCTGCTGGAAGCCGCCAGTTTCGGCCAGCACGATCAGGTGCAATTCGCCGCGTAGGTTGTCGAATACCACGACCTCATCCGATACCATCAGCAGGATGTCAGGCGTGCCAATCGGGTCAGGTTTGTCACGCCCCCGGCTGAGCTTTTTCTCGATGTAACGGATAGTTTCATAGCCGAAATAGCCGACCAGCCCGCCGTTGAAACGCGGGAAGCCTTCAATATCCGGCACTTGGTATTGCTGCTGGAACCCGGTAATCCATGCTAGCGGGTCAGCCACAGCGAAGGTTTCCAGTGGCTGGTGGGCACGGTGCAATTCCACCGTGTGGCCAAACACCTTGATGATGGTTTTGGCAGGCAGGCCGAGGATGGAATAGCGGCCCCATTTCTCCCCGCCCTGTACGGATTCGAACAGGTAAGAGTAGGGCGCGTCAGCCAGCTTGAGGTAAGCGCTTAACGGGGTATCAAGATCCGCCAGGATGGTGCGGCGGACGGGAACGCGGTTATAGCCTTGGGTAATAAGGGTATCAAAGGTATCCTGATTCATGGGTACTTCCAGATAAAACGGTCAACGAAACACTTCCAGCAAAGGTCTCAGCAGGAACACCATCGCCACGTTTTATTTGGAAAATGTCTCATCATGTGCAGCTAATCAGGTTGCTTAATTCTGCCATGGAGTCTATCACAGCATCCGGCGCATAGTTACGAATATCTTCGCCGTGATTATAGCCGTATGTCATGCAGATGATCTGGAAACCTGCGGCGCGCGCGGCTTTCACATCTGATTTGGAATCGCCCAGCATCAGGGATTCTTCCGGCTTTACGCCTAGTGCATCCGCAGCATGGAGCAGGGGCAGGGGGTGTGGTTTCTTTTCCGGTAGGGTGTCGCCGCTGATGACGATCTCGAAACGGTCGAAAATGCCCAAATCTTGCAGCAAGGGGTGGGTAAATTGCGCTGCCTTGTTGGTGACGCAGCCGACTTTCAAACCCTTGCAGTTTTGCAGGTAGTCCAGACCTTCCAGCACGCCGTCGTACAAGCGGCTGCGTTTGGAGGTATTTTCCGCATACAAATCCATGAAAATGGGCATGGCGCGTTCAAAGAGTGCTGTTTCCGGCATACCGTCGAGGTCGTTGGTCAGGCCGCGTTCCACCAGGCGCTGCACGCCGTTGCCTACCCATTGGCGCACGGCGG
The sequence above is drawn from the Thiothrix nivea DSM 5205 genome and encodes:
- the tldD gene encoding metalloprotease TldD, with amino-acid sequence MKQAIDFARAAFLEPAGLTEQHLEQVFSQLLTKDTTLADLYFQSARYESWGLEEGIIKSGSYSIEQGVGVRSVCGEQTGFAYSGEISLAALLESAKAASAISRAGQNGSVNAWKVTTPSRSLYGTDDPLNSLSEEDKIGFLRQIDSLARAASPYVQQVMANMVAVHEIIMIVDESGRMTADVRPLVRANVSVIVERNGQTESATAGGGGRFSLDFFLNGHKAQEYAEEAVRKALINLDAEAAPAGSMTVVLGNGWPGVLLHEAIGHGLEGDFNRKGTSAFAGRIGEQVAAKGITVVDDGTLEQRRGSLSVDDEGTQTQCTTLIEDGILKGYMFDRQNAALMNTQSTGNGRRQSYAHLPMPRMTNTYMRAGEYAPEEIIASVDKGIYAVNFSGGQVDITSGKFVFSASEAYVIENGKLGKPLKNATLIGNGPDVLTRVSMVGNDLQLDTGIGVCGKDGQSVPVGVGQPTLRVDGLTVGGTATA
- the dusB gene encoding tRNA dihydrouridine synthase DusB, translating into MQIGPYTLDNPLIVAPMAGVTDRPFRTLCKHFGAGHAVSEMMTADTALYAQKKSFYRANFDGELAPIAAQIAGSEPETLAEAARYQVANGAQIVDINMGCPAKKVCRKLAGSALLKDEALVKRILDTVANAVDVPVTLKTRLGYVNGEENILRVAEMAEQAGIAALAIHGRTREQMYTGEASYGLIREAKRNTNIPIIANGDINNPQKAKQVLELTGADAIMIGRAAQGRPWIFREIAHYLQSGQLLPPPTVEEVHTVLLRHLDDLYAFYGEYSGCRIARKHIAWYTNGLHDGNRFRQAMYAQETTSAQFQVVDAYFKSLLGQGERLTYAV
- a CDS encoding pyrimidine/purine nucleoside phosphorylase — its product is MSQFENVSVNKTANVYFDGKCVSHTVTLADGTRKSVGVILPSTLTFNTGAPEIMELLQGRCKVRMAGSDAWAEYAGGQSFNVAGHSSFDIETLEDLHYVCHFG
- a CDS encoding RDD family protein; this encodes MENSVTLLRRLGAMIYDTVLAGFSIVIVASIPFLLFSKATGVELPDPLKVLVYLLMAWGFFMWFWTHGGQTLGMRAWKIRIVSDAGQPINRQQATQRFLWAILSWGALGVGFLVSLIDPEKLAWHDRFSRTRLIRIR
- a CDS encoding phosphoglycolate phosphatase, whose translation is MFKPKMVLIDVDGTLVDSVPDLAFCVDEMMKQLDMPVRGETAVRQWVGNGVQRLVERGLTNDLDGMPETALFERAMPIFMDLYAENTSKRSRLYDGVLEGLDYLQNCKGLKVGCVTNKAAQFTHPLLQDLGIFDRFEIVISGDTLPEKKPHPLPLLHAADALGVKPEESLMLGDSKSDVKAARAAGFQIICMTYGYNHGEDIRNYAPDAVIDSMAELSNLISCT
- a CDS encoding anthranilate synthase component II is translated as MKVLMVDNYDSFTYNLVQYLGELGADVQVVRNDEIPVEAIDDLAPDKIVLSPGPCTPTEAGISIPTLLRFAGQIPILGVCLGHQSIGQAFGGNIIRAKEIMHGKTSMIHHKGMGVFSGLPNPLEATRYHSLVIEQATLPDCLEITAWTETPDGKLDEIMGVRHKTLPVEGVQFHPESILTQYGHEMLRNFLDGK
- the trpE gene encoding anthranilate synthase component I, with product MNQDTFDTLITQGYNRVPVRRTILADLDTPLSAYLKLADAPYSYLFESVQGGEKWGRYSILGLPAKTIIKVFGHTVELHRAHQPLETFAVADPLAWITGFQQQYQVPDIEGFPRFNGGLVGYFGYETIRYIEKKLSRGRDKPDPIGTPDILLMVSDEVVVFDNLRGELHLIVLAETGGFQQAQQRLDTLERQLQEARRLYRPAPKTRQIDESDFVSGFTEQGFKDAVIAAKEYIKAGDIMQVVLSQRMSIPFEAPPLDLYRALRRLNPSPYMYFLNLGDFHIVGSSPEILVRLEDNEITVRPIAGTRKRGETEQRDQELEAELLNDPKEIAEHLMLIDLGRNDTGRVSEIGSVKLTDKMIVERYSHVMHIVSNVTGKLLPGLDAMDVLRATFPAGTVSGAPKIRAMEIIDEFEPVKRGVYSGAVGYLAWNGNMDTAIAIRTAVIKDDILHIQAGAGVVYDSVPDLEWKETMNKGRAVFRAASAALSGLNGKHK
- the pmbA gene encoding metalloprotease PmbA is translated as MIELENRFDLATEFQAMAEHVLDVAKAKGATAAEVDIDKSTGLSVEVRMGAVDKLQYHRDQGINLTVYFGHRKGFASTGDFSKQALADTLDAACRIARYTSEDEYNGLADPERMANEFPKLDLYHPWELDAEMAIEMALQAETVAREHDSRITNSEGAGVDSHAGLSLYANSHDFMGVRHSTRHSLSCAVVAQEGDSMQRDYWYTVSRVPGHLESADTVGAEAAQRTVRRLHACSLSTREAPVLFVPQLARGLVGHLVGAISGGSQYRKASFLLNSIGQQVFPEFVQLHEDPLIRQALGSRSYDGEGVATQQRDIVKDGVIQGYFLGSYSARKLGMQTTGNASGASNLLLADTGVSFVDLLQQMGTGLMVTELIGHGINSITGDYSRGAVGYWVENGMIVHPVEEVTIAGNLKDMFKGIVGIADDVDERGSIRTGSILINKMTIAGQ
- a CDS encoding carbon-nitrogen hydrolase family protein, with protein sequence MTIVAALQMASGPQVQANLMEAGRLIKEAAGRGARLLVLPETFAMMGVHETDRVKIAEPYGNGPIQSFISQQAKQYGVWIVAGTIPVHSDNPDRPYAASILFDDKGKAVARYDKIHLFDVMLSENQEVYTESDTTTPGREPVIVDTPFGKLGMSICYDLRFPELYRRLSAMGAQILVIPSSFTELTGKAHWETLLRARAIENLCYVIAPGQGGYHVNGRTTYGHSMIIDYWGRIRGECDRGAGVVLAELDMDALEQTRKTFPVLSHRCPPENKL